The following are encoded together in the Procambarus clarkii isolate CNS0578487 unplaced genomic scaffold, FALCON_Pclarkii_2.0 HiC_scaffold_1025, whole genome shotgun sequence genome:
- the LOC138361990 gene encoding uncharacterized protein, with protein MDTATKMKRTLVGLKGHLTRQINKCQNLSQQSTVDYFELEDLLQVAESKFAHIKQHMNLYLTELQSTSIESSELDEVIDELAQYEEDIRVKLLPYKKQIAKNKLTVTSTVRTDPEVKLPQINIPTFSGDENESWDDFWSKFVDAVDSKTNIPQTTKFTYLQGLLRKEALKVISNITLTSDGYASAVQLLQTNYDNKERTVTVLVQKLLDLPSANNSAESLQNFRLELESLLKALSLKVQIQSAEWMTKVVVKRKLPRETLDKLCTIYNTTFLTLKEITEGLHTLVERQRANQDGEKVTNSSTNSHRSSTQVDTSIKPKQTLNKSNKFTSKTTLSTGKRSGNSWASNNKLLNQLIEKEFPDYQVPSNLKVLGVEWNTNTDEMNVNKLLRVTAHVFDFLSKVGIRHKFPNPVHYWIKRAQQETYGSEFENLSDKLTKSLGICEKEYKKH; from the exons ATGGATACGGCTaccaaaatgaaaaggacccttgttggtctgaaaggtcatttgacccgacagattaataaatgtcaaaatctgtcacaacagtcaacgGTTGATTACTTTGAATTAGAGGATTTATTACAAGTTGCTGAAAGTAAATTTGCTCATATTAAGCAACACATGAATTTGTATTTGACCGAACTACAATCAACCTCTATAGAGAGTAGTGAACTTGATGAGGTTATAGATGAGTTAGCTCAGTATGAAGAAGATATTCGAGTTAAGCTTCTACCCTAtaagaagcaaattgctaaaaacaagctGACAGTAACTTCCACTGTACGTACAGATCCTGAGGTTAAATTACCTCaaatcaatatacccacattctctggtgatGAGAacgaaagttgggatgattttTGGAGTAAGTTcgtagatgcagtagactctaaaactaacattcctcaaaccaccaaattcacttatttacaaggcctGTTAAGAAaggaagccttgaaagtaatctccaatataacactgaccagtgatggttacgcaTCAGCTGTACAATTGCTCcaaaccaactacgataacaaggagagaactgttactgtcttagttcaaaaattgctagatttacccTCTGCTAATAATTCTGCAGAGTCTCTCCAAAATTTCAGACTAGAGTTAGAGTCTTTACttaaggccttaagccttaaagtccaaatacAGTCAGCCGAATGGATGACTAAAGTAGTTGTTAAACGAAAAttaccaagagaaactttagataagttGTGTACTATTTACAATACGACCTTTTTGACTCTGAAAGAAAtcacagaaggtctacataccttagtcgaaagacaaagagccaatcaaGACGGGGAGAAAGTTACAAACTCCTCTACTAACTCTCATCGTAGCTCAACTCAAGTTGACACTTctatcaaacctaaacagactttaaACAAGTCTAATAAATTTACATCAAAAACTACtctatccactgggaaaagaagtggaaat tcatgggcctcaaataataaactgcttaaccagttaattgagaaagaatttcccgattatcaggtgCCCAGTaacttaaaggttctaggcgtggaatggaacaccaacactgacgagatgaatgtcaa caaattgttacgagtgactgcacacgtgtttgattttCTCTCTAAAGTAGGAATAcgacacaaatttcccaatcctgttcactattggattaagcgggcgcagcaagagacttacggaagTGAATTTGAGAATCTTtcggataaactcactaaatctctgggcatctg TGAAaaagaatataagaaacattga